The Kitasatospora setae KM-6054 genome contains a region encoding:
- the panC gene encoding pantoate--beta-alanine ligase, whose amino-acid sequence MARDRRPAKAPKAAKVRKAVLTRTVEEFEAAFWPDEQPVDNAVVMTMGALHEGHAALVRAARRQVGQDGRVAVTVFVNPLQFGAGEDLDRYPRTLDEDLALAEEMGADVVFAPSVDEVYPNGEPLVRISAGPMGEGFEGAARPGHFDGVLTIVAKLLHITDPDFAVFGEKDAQQLALVRRMVADLDFDVEVVGVPTVREEDGLALSSRNRFLSEAERDRALVLSRALFAGRDAGARGPKAVREAAAAVLEGADGVSPDYLALVDPLSFTEAPDDFQGEAVLAVAARVGSTRLIDNVSVIVR is encoded by the coding sequence ATGGCACGCGACAGGCGCCCGGCGAAGGCCCCGAAGGCGGCGAAGGTCCGCAAGGCGGTGCTGACCCGCACCGTGGAGGAGTTCGAGGCCGCGTTCTGGCCGGACGAGCAGCCGGTGGACAACGCCGTGGTGATGACCATGGGCGCGCTGCACGAGGGCCACGCGGCGCTGGTCCGGGCGGCCCGCCGCCAGGTCGGCCAGGACGGCCGGGTGGCCGTGACGGTCTTCGTCAACCCGCTGCAGTTCGGCGCGGGCGAGGACCTGGACCGCTACCCGCGCACCCTGGACGAGGACCTCGCGCTCGCCGAGGAGATGGGCGCGGACGTGGTGTTCGCCCCGTCCGTCGACGAGGTGTACCCGAACGGCGAGCCGCTGGTGCGGATCTCGGCCGGCCCGATGGGCGAGGGCTTCGAGGGCGCCGCCCGCCCGGGCCACTTCGACGGTGTGCTGACCATCGTCGCCAAGCTGCTGCACATCACCGACCCGGACTTCGCGGTGTTCGGCGAGAAGGACGCCCAGCAGCTGGCGCTGGTCCGCCGGATGGTCGCCGACCTGGACTTCGACGTGGAGGTGGTCGGCGTCCCGACCGTCCGCGAGGAGGACGGCCTGGCGCTGTCCTCGCGCAACCGCTTCCTGTCCGAGGCCGAGCGCGACCGGGCCCTCGTGCTCTCCCGCGCCCTGTTCGCCGGCCGGGACGCCGGCGCGCGGGGCCCGAAGGCCGTCCGCGAGGCGGCCGCCGCCGTGCTGGAGGGCGCGGACGGCGTCTCCCCCGACTACCTGGCCCTGGTCGACCCGCTGTCCTTCACCGAGGCGCCGGACGACTTCCAGGGCGAGGCGGTGCTCGCCGTCGCGGCCCGGGTCGGCTCGACCCGGCTGATCGACAACGTGAGCGTCATCGTCCGCTAG
- the panD gene encoding aspartate 1-decarboxylase, whose protein sequence is MFRTMLKSKIHRATVTQADLHYVGSVTVDEDLLDAADLLPGELVHIVDIDNGARLETYTIAGPRGSGVIGINGAAARLVHPGDLVILIAYGQMDTAEAKAYLPKVVFVDGRNRITGLGGDPADAPEGSGLVRGDAAYGGANGAADAAAR, encoded by the coding sequence ATGTTCCGCACCATGCTCAAGTCCAAGATCCACCGCGCCACCGTCACCCAGGCCGACCTGCACTACGTGGGCTCGGTGACGGTCGACGAGGACCTGCTCGACGCCGCGGACCTGCTCCCCGGCGAGCTGGTCCACATCGTCGACATCGACAACGGCGCCCGGCTGGAGACCTACACCATCGCCGGCCCGCGCGGCTCCGGCGTGATCGGCATCAACGGCGCCGCCGCCCGGCTGGTCCACCCCGGCGACCTGGTGATCCTGATCGCCTACGGGCAGATGGACACCGCCGAGGCCAAGGCGTACCTGCCGAAGGTGGTCTTCGTCGACGGGCGCAACCGGATCACCGGCCTCGGCGGCGACCCCGCGGACGCCCCCGAGGGCAGCGGACTGGTGCGCGGCGACGCCGCGTACGGTGGTGCGAACGGCGCGGCCGACGCCGCCGCGCGCTGA
- a CDS encoding L-aspartate oxidase has protein sequence MPYRLTAPAPGWTTSTDVVVIGSGVAGLTVALNARKAGLRAMVVTKAVLDEGSTRWAQGGIAAALGEGDTPEQHLQDTLVAGAGLCDEEAVRALVTEGPDAVRRLIETGAEFDLDEDGEIVLTREGGHHRRRIAHAGGDATGAEIERALVAAVEADPGLELIEHALVLDLLTDAEGHASGVTLHVMGEGQRDGVGAILARAVVLATGGMGQVYSATTNPAVSTGDGVALALRAGAEVTDLEFVQFHPTVLFLGPDAQGQQPLVSEAVRGEGAHLVDADGVRFMVGQHELAELAPRDIVAKAIIRRTHAHGTRHMYLDGRHFGAEMWEHRFPTILAACRAHGIDPVTEPIPVSPAAHHASGGVRTDLHGRTTVPGLYACGEVACTGVHGANRLASNSLLEGLVFAERIAADLAALNAAGRLPARTVTTDAARAATPVPLLPEAARGEIQQLMTSGAGVLRSAESLAATAKGLAALADPADGAAPSVETWEATNLHQVATALTTSAALRQETRGCHWREDFPDRDDAHWHRHVVHPLAG, from the coding sequence ATGCCGTACCGCCTGACCGCCCCCGCCCCCGGCTGGACCACGAGCACCGACGTGGTCGTGATCGGCTCCGGCGTGGCCGGGCTCACCGTCGCGCTCAACGCCCGCAAGGCCGGCCTGCGGGCCATGGTGGTGACCAAGGCGGTGCTGGACGAGGGCTCCACCCGCTGGGCCCAGGGCGGCATCGCCGCCGCCCTGGGCGAGGGCGACACCCCCGAGCAGCACCTGCAGGACACCCTGGTCGCCGGCGCCGGACTGTGCGACGAGGAGGCGGTGCGCGCCCTGGTCACCGAGGGCCCGGACGCGGTGCGCCGGCTGATCGAGACCGGCGCCGAGTTCGACCTCGACGAGGACGGCGAGATCGTGCTGACCCGCGAGGGCGGCCACCACCGCCGCCGGATCGCGCACGCCGGCGGCGACGCCACCGGCGCCGAGATCGAGCGCGCCCTGGTCGCCGCGGTCGAGGCCGACCCCGGCCTGGAGCTGATCGAGCACGCCCTGGTGCTGGACCTGCTCACCGACGCCGAGGGCCACGCCTCCGGCGTCACCCTGCACGTGATGGGCGAGGGCCAGCGCGACGGCGTCGGCGCGATCCTGGCCCGGGCCGTGGTGCTGGCCACCGGCGGCATGGGCCAGGTCTACTCGGCCACCACCAACCCGGCGGTCTCCACCGGCGACGGCGTCGCGCTCGCCCTGCGGGCCGGCGCCGAGGTCACCGACCTGGAGTTCGTCCAGTTCCACCCGACCGTGCTGTTCCTCGGCCCGGACGCGCAGGGCCAGCAGCCGCTGGTCTCCGAGGCGGTCCGCGGCGAGGGCGCCCACCTGGTCGACGCGGACGGCGTCCGCTTCATGGTCGGCCAGCACGAGCTGGCCGAGCTCGCCCCGCGCGACATCGTCGCCAAGGCGATCATCCGCCGGACGCACGCCCACGGCACCCGGCACATGTACCTGGACGGGCGGCACTTCGGCGCCGAGATGTGGGAGCACCGCTTCCCCACCATCCTGGCCGCCTGCCGGGCGCACGGGATCGACCCGGTCACCGAGCCGATCCCGGTCTCCCCGGCCGCCCACCACGCCTCCGGCGGCGTCCGCACCGACCTGCACGGCCGCACCACCGTCCCGGGCCTGTACGCCTGCGGCGAGGTCGCCTGCACCGGCGTGCACGGCGCCAACCGGCTGGCCTCCAACTCGCTGCTGGAGGGCCTGGTCTTCGCCGAGCGGATCGCCGCCGACCTGGCCGCGCTGAACGCGGCCGGCCGGCTCCCGGCCCGCACCGTCACCACCGACGCGGCCCGCGCCGCGACGCCGGTGCCGCTGCTGCCCGAGGCGGCCCGCGGCGAGATCCAGCAGCTGATGACGTCCGGCGCGGGCGTGCTCCGCTCCGCGGAGTCGCTGGCCGCCACCGCCAAGGGCCTGGCCGCGCTGGCCGACCCGGCCGACGGCGCCGCCCCGTCCGTGGAGACCTGGGAGGCCACCAACCTGCACCAGGTCGCCACCGCCCTCACCACCTCCGCCGCGCTCCGCCAGGAGACCCGCGGCTGCCACTGGCGCGAGGACTTCCCCGACCGCGACGACGCCCACTGGCACCGCCACGTCGTCCACCCGCTCGCCGGCTAG
- the nadC gene encoding carboxylating nicotinate-nucleotide diphosphorylase: MSHSELPLLSSESGGCGDGCACGEGEEYETGLDPALAALLEEAGLDPVEVEDVAMMALSEDLAGGEDVTSVATVPAEAVATADFTARQAGVVAGLRVAEAVVSLVCEEEFEVERHVEDGEAVVPGQVLLSVRSRTRDLLTAERSALNLLCHLSGIATATRAWADALEGTGAVVRDTRKTTPGLRALEKFAVRAGGGANHRMALSDAALVKDNHVVAAGGVAEAFTAVREAFPELPIEVEVDTVEQIAPVLEAGADLILLDNFSTEQLREAVALVAGRARLEASGGLTLATAREVAETGVDFLAVGALTHSAPVLDIGLDLRTS, encoded by the coding sequence ATGTCCCACTCCGAACTGCCCCTCCTGTCCTCCGAGTCCGGCGGCTGCGGCGACGGCTGCGCGTGCGGGGAGGGCGAGGAGTACGAGACCGGGCTCGACCCGGCGCTCGCCGCGCTGCTGGAGGAGGCCGGGCTCGACCCGGTCGAGGTCGAGGACGTGGCGATGATGGCCCTGTCCGAGGACCTGGCCGGCGGCGAGGACGTCACCTCGGTGGCGACCGTCCCGGCCGAGGCCGTGGCGACCGCCGACTTCACCGCCCGGCAGGCGGGCGTGGTGGCCGGCCTGCGGGTGGCGGAGGCCGTCGTCTCGCTGGTCTGCGAGGAGGAGTTCGAGGTCGAGCGGCACGTCGAGGACGGCGAGGCGGTCGTCCCCGGCCAGGTGCTGCTCTCGGTCCGCAGCCGCACCCGCGACCTGCTGACCGCCGAGCGCTCGGCGCTGAACCTGCTCTGCCACCTGTCCGGCATCGCGACCGCGACCCGGGCCTGGGCGGACGCCCTGGAGGGCACCGGCGCGGTGGTCCGCGACACCCGGAAGACCACCCCGGGCCTGCGCGCGCTGGAGAAGTTCGCGGTCCGGGCCGGCGGCGGCGCCAACCACCGGATGGCGCTGTCCGACGCGGCGCTGGTGAAGGACAACCACGTGGTGGCCGCGGGCGGCGTCGCGGAGGCGTTCACCGCCGTCCGGGAGGCGTTCCCGGAGCTGCCGATCGAGGTCGAGGTCGACACCGTCGAGCAGATCGCCCCGGTCCTGGAGGCCGGCGCGGACCTCATCCTGCTGGACAACTTCAGCACCGAGCAGCTGCGCGAGGCCGTCGCCCTGGTGGCCGGCCGGGCCCGGCTGGAGGCTTCCGGCGGACTGACCCTGGCCACCGCGCGCGAGGTCGCGGAGACTGGGGTCGACTTCCTGGCCGTCGGCGCCCTGACGCACTCCGCGCCGGTCCTGGACATCGGCCTGGACCTCCGCACCTCCTGA
- a CDS encoding type III pantothenate kinase, which yields MLLTIDVGNTQTTLGLFDGEEIVEHWRISTDPRRTADELAVLLQGLMGAHPIVSADDRVAGLAICSSVPAVLHELREVTRRYYGDVPAVIVEPGVKTGVHVLMDNPKEVGADRIVNALAANHLYGGPCIVVDFGTATTFDAINARGDYVGGAIAPGIEISVDALGGRTAMLRKIELARPRNVIGKNTVEGMQSGILYGFAGQVDGLVNRMAKELAKDPNDVQVIATGGLAPLVLGEADSIDVHEPWLTLIGLRLIFERNRPATAA from the coding sequence ATGCTCCTCACCATCGACGTCGGCAACACCCAGACCACGCTCGGCCTGTTCGACGGCGAGGAGATCGTCGAGCACTGGCGGATCTCCACCGACCCGCGCCGCACCGCGGACGAACTCGCGGTCCTGCTCCAGGGGTTGATGGGCGCCCACCCGATCGTCTCGGCGGACGACCGGGTGGCCGGCCTGGCGATCTGCTCCTCCGTCCCGGCGGTGCTGCACGAGCTGCGCGAGGTGACCCGCCGCTACTACGGCGACGTGCCGGCGGTGATCGTCGAGCCGGGCGTGAAGACCGGCGTGCACGTCCTGATGGACAACCCGAAGGAGGTCGGCGCGGACCGGATCGTGAACGCGCTGGCCGCCAACCACCTGTACGGCGGCCCGTGCATCGTGGTCGACTTCGGCACCGCGACCACCTTCGACGCGATCAACGCGCGCGGCGACTACGTCGGCGGCGCGATCGCCCCGGGCATCGAGATCTCGGTCGACGCCCTGGGCGGCCGCACCGCGATGCTCCGCAAGATCGAGCTGGCCCGCCCGCGCAACGTGATCGGCAAGAACACCGTCGAGGGCATGCAGTCCGGCATCCTGTACGGCTTCGCCGGGCAGGTCGACGGGCTGGTCAACCGGATGGCCAAGGAACTCGCCAAGGACCCGAACGACGTCCAGGTGATCGCCACCGGCGGCCTGGCCCCGCTGGTCCTCGGCGAGGCCGACTCGATCGACGTGCACGAGCCCTGGCTGACCCTGATCGGCCTGCGGCTGATCTTCGAGCGCAACCGCCCGGCCACCGCCGCCTGA
- a CDS encoding BlaI/MecI/CopY family transcriptional regulator: MVRQLGELENDIMTRVWQWNRPVTVREVLQDLRSEREIAYTTVMTVLDKLYRKGWVRRERAGRAYRYEPVSSREAYTAALMNDAWATSDNPAAALVHFFGMMSPEQREWLRDALRVAGVDTEETGQPAAR, encoded by the coding sequence ATGGTGCGGCAACTCGGAGAACTCGAGAACGACATCATGACCCGGGTGTGGCAGTGGAACCGCCCGGTCACGGTTCGGGAGGTTCTGCAGGATCTGCGGTCGGAACGCGAAATCGCGTACACCACCGTGATGACGGTGCTCGACAAGCTGTACCGAAAGGGCTGGGTGCGCCGGGAGCGCGCCGGGCGCGCATACCGATATGAACCGGTCTCCTCCCGGGAGGCGTACACCGCCGCGCTGATGAACGACGCCTGGGCGACCAGCGACAATCCGGCGGCGGCGCTGGTCCACTTCTTCGGGATGATGTCGCCGGAACAGCGCGAGTGGCTGCGCGACGCGCTGCGGGTGGCCGGCGTCGATACCGAGGAGACCGGGCAGCCCGCGGCACGATAA
- a CDS encoding amino-acid N-acetyltransferase, with protein MEVTIRRARTTDVRAIRRLIDTYSRNGILLDKPTVTLFESVQEFWVAERDEDGRVVACGALHVMWEDLAEVRTLAVDPVCKGLGIGHLLLDKLLETARWLGVRRIFCLTFEVPFFSKHGFVEIGENDDRTADPAAVATEVYEELLRSYDEGVAEFLDLERVKPNTLGNSRMLLHL; from the coding sequence ATGGAGGTCACCATCCGCCGTGCGCGGACCACCGACGTGCGCGCCATCCGCCGGCTCATCGACACGTACTCCCGCAACGGCATTCTGCTCGACAAGCCGACCGTCACCCTGTTCGAATCCGTCCAGGAGTTCTGGGTCGCCGAACGCGACGAGGACGGCCGGGTGGTGGCCTGCGGCGCGCTGCACGTGATGTGGGAGGACCTCGCCGAGGTGCGCACCCTCGCGGTGGATCCGGTCTGCAAGGGGCTCGGCATCGGGCACCTGCTGCTGGACAAGCTGCTGGAGACCGCGCGCTGGCTCGGCGTCCGTCGGATTTTCTGCCTGACGTTCGAGGTTCCGTTCTTCTCGAAACACGGCTTCGTCGAGATCGGCGAAAACGACGATCGTACGGCAGACCCGGCGGCCGTGGCCACGGAAGTCTATGAAGAACTCCTGCGCTCGTACGACGAAGGCGTCGCCGAGTTCCTCGACCTGGAGCGGGTGAAGCCGAACACCCTGGGCAACTCGCGGATGCTGCTGCACCTGTGA
- a CDS encoding histone-like nucleoid-structuring protein Lsr2 → MAQRVQVILEDDLDGGSADETVTFALDGVAYEIDLKSDNAEKLRGLLAPYVEKGRKQSGRLTAPRRGGSGGRSAGRTAAAGQADTAKIRTWAKENGHPVNDRGRVPSNVREAYERAHAS, encoded by the coding sequence GTGGCACAGAGGGTTCAGGTCATTCTGGAAGACGATCTCGACGGCGGCTCCGCGGACGAGACGGTGACGTTCGCCCTGGACGGCGTGGCCTACGAGATCGACCTGAAGAGCGACAACGCGGAGAAGCTCCGCGGCCTGCTCGCCCCGTACGTCGAGAAGGGCCGCAAGCAGAGCGGGCGGCTCACCGCGCCGCGGCGCGGTGGCAGCGGCGGCCGGAGCGCCGGCCGGACCGCCGCCGCCGGACAGGCCGACACCGCCAAGATCCGCACCTGGGCGAAGGAGAACGGCCACCCGGTCAACGACCGCGGCCGCGTCCCGAGCAACGTGCGCGAGGCGTACGAGCGGGCCCACGCCTCCTGA